GGCGCTTGAGGGACTTTCCGGCATAGCGGTACCGGCCACCATCGAGTGTGCCGGCAAACGCTTCACGGAAAACCTGCTCTTCACTCACACGGGCATCAGTGGCCCAGTGGTTCTGCATGCGTCCTGTCATTGGCACAAGGACATGCCCATTGTCATCGACTTCCTGCCCGGCCATCAACTGGAACAGGAACTTGAACACGCAGGCGGTAAACCGCTCGTGCGCACCCTTCTGGGACGGCTGCTCCCCGGCCGACTGGCCGAAGCCTTGCTCCCCGAATCTTTGGCGGACAAGCAGATAGCACAGCTTTCACGGCAGGATACGGAACACCTGATACAACGTGTTCACGGCTTCACGGTCACGCCTGCGCGGACCGAAGGCATGAAGCGCGCCGAAGTCACCGGCGGTGGCGTGGACACGTCCGGAGTATCTTCAAAAACCATGGAAAGCAGTCGCATAAAGGGATTGTATTTCACGGGAGAGGTGCTGGATGTGACAGGCCAGCTCGGCGGGTTCAATCTGCACTGGGCATGGGCATCGGGACAGGCGGCAGGACGCGCGCTGGCGGATTCGATGCAGGAGTAGACGGGCCTGAAGCTATCTGGCCCGAATCTATCTGGCCGGAATCTATCTGGCCCGAAGCAGTCGAAATTAATCGGTTACAACAATACCACCAGCCAGAGAAGCACCCCGCCAAGCACGGCTGCAATACGCACATGCCGCAGCAGAGCTTCGATACCGGCAGCATCCCACGTTCTGGCTCCGGCTATGCCCGCATCACAGGGGCGCGGTCCAAGCACGGGCTTTTCCTTCAGTTGCCCGAAATACCATGTCGCCCCGCCCATGGTGCGCCTGTGTAGCCACGCTGCCATGGCCATGGGCCACCCTGCATTAGGGCTTTCCATCTGGCCTGCATCGCGCGCAACATTGTGCCAGAGGCCCCGCAACGGCATTCCCGAACCTACGCCCGCCAAGGGTGCGGATACGGCCAGCATACACGCAGAAAGACGGGCCGGAACATACGCCAGCACGTCATCCAGACGGGCACCGGCCCAGCCGAGAGAACGCCAGCGCTCAGTCTTGTAGCCCCACATGGAATCGGTGGTGGAAACCGCCTTGTACAGCCACAGACCGAGCGGCCCTCCCAGCACCAGCCAGAAAAACGGTGCCACGAAACCATCATTGAAATTTTCGGACAGTGTTTCGCCAAGAGCCCTGTACAGCTCGCCCTGATCAGCCTGCGAAAGGTCGCGGCTGACCAGCATGCTCACGGCAGCCCGTGCAGCTCCGATATCCTCGCCAGCAACGGCTGCGGCCGCCAGACGGCATTCGCGGAGCAGGCTGCCCAGTGCCAGTCCGGTCCACGCCAGATAAAGGGAAAACACGATCCCCACATAGGGAATCCCGATCAGGGTCCATACGGCAAGCCCGGTAATCGAAAGAAGCGCACCGAGACACAGGGCTCCGGTCAGCCTTGAAGCACCTGCCCTGCGGGCAAGCCGTTCAAGGCGGTCCAGCATCCAGCCCACGGCCTGCACGGGGTGCGGCAGAGTGCGGGGGTCGCCGAACGCAAGGTCGAGGCCAAGCGCAAGAACCGGCAGGCTCACTGCCCATGTGTCCGATACGAATGGCGCAAACGACATACTCAGCGACCGTCCAGCATGCCAAGAGAGGCATACGCCTGATAGAGCACAATGCCCGTGGCTGTGGACAGGTTGAGGCTGCGCACCTCTCCCCATATGGGAATGCGCAGATGGTCAGGATACCTTTCGAGCAAGGATTCCGGCAAGCCTCTGGTCTCCGGACCGAACACAAGAGCATCATCCGTAGTGAACGGGAAGGTATGCACGGCCCCGCCCCTGCGCGCGCTGGTGAGCACGTGCCGTTTACCTGCGCCGCCACCGGCAAGATACGCTTCCCAATCGGACCACACGCGAACCTGCACATGGGGCCAGTAATCCAGCCCTGCGCGCTTGAGGTAACGGTCGTCAAGACTGAACCCCAGAGGCTCGATGAGATGCAGGGGAGTCTGCGTGGCCGCGCACAGGCGGGCGACATTGCCGGTATTCGGCGGAATCTCGGGTTCGAAAAGCACTATCTGCATGATACTTCCTTACAATGAAAAAGCCGGTTCAGGAATGCACCTGAACCGGCCTGAAAAGCAAGAACAAATCAGCCTAGAACTTATAGCCGATGGTGATGCCGTAGATGTCGGTACGGGCATTCTTGGCATGAGAGTCAACAGTAACCTTGGAGGAGGCACTATCAATAACATCACCGTAGTCACGGCCCTTCATCCACAGGTAGGTGTAGGAAAGGTCAAGAGTCCAGTCCTTCCAGTTGAAGCCCAGACCGGCGCTGTAAAGCTGACGGTCGTTACCGGGAATGAGGTAGTCAAGGTGATTGGAATTGAGCGGAGACTCATCGTAGGTGTACCCGCAACGCAGGGTCAGCCAATCCAGAGCCTTGTATTCCACGCCGATGTTGTAGCGCCATACGTCCTTCCAGTCCTTGACGGAGGTGGAAGACAGGTTGCCACCAACCGGATCATCGAACTCAAAGCGCAGTTCGTTGTAGGTGGACCAACGAGTCAACGTGCCACCCACTTCGATGCTCAGGTCCTTGATCGGGTAGTAGGTCAGACCAAGATTAAGCATGTCAGGCAGAACAACGGAACCAGACACGTTGGTATCCGCAAAAGCGACACCAGGTGCGAGAGTAACATTGGGCGTAAAGGACTGATCACCGTGAGCATTGATTTCGGCCTGGCTATGGTAACCTGCACCAAACTTCCACTGGTCATTGATCTGATACAGCAGGCCAAGGGTCAGGGCATAACCGGCGCCTTCAGCCTTGGTCTGGCTGAGCATATCATCAAGGCCATAGGGAGAAAGGTTTGCCTTCTTCTGGATATCCAGCTTCACGTCAATGTATTCAACACCAACGGACAAGGAGAGCTTGTCAGTCACCTTGTAGGCAACGTTGGGGTTGATGGAATAAGACTGGATCAGGGCTTCGGTCACATTGTAACGGCCCGGCCAGTCAGCATCAAACTCGGTACCGAGACCGAAACGGCTGTAAATGCCTACGCCGAATGCCCACTTATCGTTGTACTTGTGAGTGAGATAAAAGTGCGGCGGAATCCACACGTTGTTCTGCCCATGCACCTGATTGCCGTTAAGAGAAACGTCCATGTTGGGCATGATGAAGGAGGCACCGGCTGCAACCTGCGTACCTTCCAGCTGGGTGATACCCGCGGGGTTGGTGGCAAGGGTGGCAGGATCATCTGCGCGGCCCACAACGGCACCGCCAAGGGCATTCCCTCGGGCGCTATACTCATACAAGGCAAAACCGGAAGCAGATGCGGAAGAAATTCCCGCGAGAACAAACATCAAGACAGCGGCAACAGAAATGAAATGTCGCTTCATGGGTACCCCTTAAGTTCTCGCCCGATGACGCATGGCATCGTTAGACCCGATAAATCGGGCCATCACCTGCCTTCCCCCGGCAAAACGCACTTCGCCGAATAACGCAGATCGCCAGCCGTCCCCTACAGCCATCAGGCAACATTACAGAGCCGCAGCACCATTTTCCCTCGCTTGCTGGCAACGCAGCGGGTGCGGGCGGCTTCCTCCTACAGACAAACTTTCGGGGTTATAATAGGAACACTCTCACTTAGGCAATACGCAAGAGGGCACTTTTACGGAAAAAATGAAGTAAGGTTCACAAAAAAGCAACAGTCACACTCATTGTTTCGCAAGCACACGCTCAACTAATGATACCAGCAACGTAAAATCAACAGGCTTCGATATGTATTCATCCATACCTGCGTCCAAAAAACGCTCGCGATCGCCCTTCATGGCGTGCGCGGTCATGGCGATAATGGGAATGCTCTTGTTGACATCGGGACTGTGCGATTCGCGGATAGCACGGGTGGCCTGAACACCATCCATATCGGGCATCTGAATGTCCATGAGAATGAGATCGAACTTCTCTTTCACCATGGCCTCCAGCACGGCCACACCGTTATTGACGCAGACCACTTCGTGGCCCTGCTTCTCGAAGAAATACAGAGCCAGCTTGCGGTTGATGATGTCATCCTCGGCCAGCAGAATGCGCAAGGGGCGCCCAAGACCGCGGATGACAGGCATACCTTCTATCTCACCGGCTTCATCGTCCTTGCCCGCCTTGCGGAAACTGGCGGTAAAGGAGAAGGAACTGCCCTGCCCCGGCACGCTCTCTACCTGAATATCTCCCCCCATCTTGCGCGCTATCTCTCGTGAGATGGACAGTCCCAGTCCGGCTCCGCCATACTTCTTGGTCATGAAGCTCTCGGCAAGCGAGAATGGTTCGAACACATATTCGAGCTTGTCTGCAGGAATTCCGACCCCCGTATCCCGAACCACGAATGCCAGTTTGTATTCGTTTCTGCGACTGCCGGTCATATGCACGTGCAGGGTTACCCCGCCCCGCTGGGTGTACTTGATCGCGTTGACCACAAGGTTGCTTATCACCTGCTTAAGGCGACCGGAGTCTCCGGTCACAACCTCGGGGACATTCTCATCCACGTATGATTCCAGACGCAGGTTCTTCCAGCGGGCCTGCACATCAAGAACCTTGAGAACATCGGAAAGGGTCTCGCGGACAGTGAAGGCGGATTCTCTGAGCACAAGGCGGCCAGCCTCTATGCTGGACATGTCGAGAAGATTGTTGACGATGGCAAGAAGCTCGCGCCCTGCCTGTTTGACCATCTGCAGATATTCGATCTGCTCTGTTGTTGCATCGCCACCAAGAAGAAGATCGGTAAGTCCGATAATGCCGTTCAACGGCGTGCGCAGTTCGTGGCTCATATTCGCAAGAAACTGCGACTTGGCTTTGCTGGCGGATTCAGCCTCGTCCCGGGCCTGTTCCAGCTCGGCCGTCCGTGCTGCTACTTCGCCTTCAAGATGGTTCTGGTAGTCCTTCTTCTCACGGCGTATACGCGCCTGATCCAAGAGCTTCTCAACAACATATTCAAGGAAACTGAGATCGTGAATGGGTTTGGTGATGTAGTCCCACGCCCCCCGGCGCAAAGCCTCGATGGCGTCTCTGATAACGCCTGTGCCGGACACCACGACGAGAGGCACATCCGGAGCACGCGAAGATAGCGTGCTCAGCACCTCCAGGCCGTCCATTCCGGGCATACGCAGGTCTATGAGCACCAGGTCCGGCGACTGCCGTTCAAATTCATCCAGCCCGTCGCGACCATTGGCTACCTGAATTACCCTGTAGCCGCTGTCCTCCAGAAAAGCCGCCAAACTCTGCCGCACGATGGTTTCATCATCAATAGCCAGAATGGTGCCTTTACAGGAACGCGCCACGGCATCACCTATTCATTCCGAGAATGCGATAAATACCCACCACAAGATCATCCATATTCTGCAACGGCTTGATGTATATTTCATCCCGCGTCACACCAATATGCATGAGCTCCAGAGGGAGCTTGTAGTTGGTTGATCCGGTGTGGATCAGATACTTGAGTTCCGGTTTGATCTCGTGCGCTTTGATTATGAAATCATTGCCGCTCATACCGGGCAGCCGCATATCGATAATCCCCACATGGGGGGTTATCCCGGCAAGTACCTCAAGCCCTTCTTCCCCGCTTCCCGCAGTGTGGACAACAAAGCCTTCATCTTCCAGATAGGCTTCCAGGTTCTCACGAACCATTTCCTCATCATCCACAACGAGGATTTCTATTGCTTCGTTGGCCATTGGTACTCCCAGAATCTCAACCGTCCGAAACGAGTCCCAAACTCATTTCGTACAACATTCCACTATTATATCGTCAACTATAACGCTTCAGTACAAAGTTAGCAACGCGGAAACCATTATATTTCATCATTTGGAACGACGACGCATAATCACGCCTTCCTTGCGCAATGCGCACCAGAAAGGACGCGGATCGTCCGTCATGATAGGACGGGCTCTGGGGTTGGCGACATTGCAACGCGGCTTATTCGTTTCAAAAAAGAAGGGACACCCTCCGCACTCATATACGAGCACATCGGAGCAGTTTTCGCAGACAACCTCTTCGGCGCTTCCTGCTTCCTGAACAACCATACCCGCGGGCTCAAGCGGACACCACTCGGGCCGCCCGGTCGCAGCCATTTCCTCAGAAACCAGCCGGTTTCGCTCTCCTCCACCCACAAATGAAGCACCACAGTGCCCTGCCTCATCGGACCAGAACATCGGGCATTCCTTACACTTTCCTATCATCCAGATCATATGGTCTCCTCCCGGACAATACCGCGCGCACGCGGCCATCCGAAATATTGTACTACACTATTTATAACATGTTCACAGGATCAATATCCAGCGCCAAACGTAGCTTACCGTCTCTGGGAGCAGCCACACGCATTTCATGAAACACGCTCCGTATGCTTGTCCAGTCCTGCCCCTTGAAGGCCCACTGAAACCGCTTGCGCCCTCTGAGCAAAGGCAGCGGAGACGGAGTATGCCCAAGCACGAGTACCCCGGAAGCCTTACCCTTTTCACGGGCAAGAAGCGTCAGACTGTCAAGCCATCCCGCTCCCGGCTCCCAGTCAATGGGGAAGCTTGCCCGTACAAGCGCCAGCTTCACGAAGGGCGGGTACCTGCGCCGCTCGCGTCTGCGAATTTCTTCGTCGAAAAATCCTTCGTAATCCGCGCTGCGGACGAATTCCCAGCAGTAATGGGCAGGGTCACGGGTCTGTATGAACACCCTTCCGGCTTTCTCGCCCCGCCCCGCACGCCCCGAAGCCTGCACAAGCAACTGGAACGTGCGCTCGGCAGCCCTGTAGTCGGGCAGATTCAGCCCCAGATCCCCATCAGCGATAATGGCAAGGGTGACGTTAGGAAAATGATGCCCTTTGGACAGCATCTGCGTGCCCACCAGAACCTGTGCCTCTCCCTTGCCGAAGGCTTCCAGAATAGCTTCCATCCGCCCCGGACGACGGGTTGAATCCCGGTCCAGCCGGAGCACCTTTGTGCCGGGCGGCAACGCATGCACCAGGCCCTCTTCCAGCTTCTCGGTTCCTTCGCCCATGGGCAGATAATGCAGCCCCTTGCACGAGGAACACGTAACCGGATAGGGAGTCGCGTATCCACAGTAGTGGCAGACTAGCCGCTCTCGTCCCTTATGGTAGGTCAGGCCTATCTCGCAATGCGGGCAGCGTGCAACGGTACCGCAGTCAAGGCAGTACATGAGTGGTGCATACCCGCGTCTGTTCAGCAGAATAACGGCCTGCTCACCTTTCGAAATCACGTCTTTCAGCGCGGCAAGGCTCTTTGGGGCCAGCAGACCATCTGAAGGGGAAAGCCCCTTTATGTCAACAAGTTCAACATCGGGAAGAGTGCCGCCCCCCACCCGCTCAGCAAGACGGGCAAGAGGAATAAGTCCCTGACGGGCAGCATGAAAGGTCTTGATATCCGGAGTGGCCGAACCGAGCACCAGCAAGCCCTTCACCTGCTGCATGCGGAAATGGGCAACTTCCTTGGCCTGATAGACAAGCCGCTCATCCTGCTTGAAGGAACCGTCGTGTTCCTCGTCCAGCACAAGAGCCCCAAGCTGCGGGACCGGCAGGAACAGGGCTGATCGGGTGCCTATGATAATGCAGGGAGCTTCACGCGACGCCAGCGCTCTGAACGTACGTTCTCTCTCGGCTGCGGATTGGTACCCATGGAACAAAAATACATCACTGCCGGCGAGGGCAGCGCGCACAGCCCGTTCAAGCTTGCAGGCCAGGGCAACTTCCGGTGCCAGCAGCAGGACGGATTTTCTTCTTTGCAAGGTTCTTGCGGCCAGTTCAAGGTATACGGCCGTCTTGCCGCTGCCTGTAATGCCGAACAGCAAACGGGTTTCAGGAAATTCCGAATCCAGCGCACCTGTAAACTCGTCAACCGCCTCCTGCTGCGCAGGGGTCAGCACGAATCCGGCATCGTGCATGGGGAGCAGTGCATCGGCATCTTCCTCAGTCTGCACCGGACACGAACAGGCAAGAGAAGAGAGCGACTCCAGCGGCCCCACAGCAACGAGACCTCTCTCGGCAAGTGCATTGAGTGCCTGCGAGGCCTGAGCACCGCATTGACCAAGCAGAATCTTGCGGGACACGGCTCCGTTGTCCCAGAGATACTCCAGCACCTCAATCTGCCGTTTGGCGGAAGGGCGCACGGGCCACGGCGGGTCCTGCGTCACCACGCATACTTCCTGTACCTCAGCGTCAAAGCCCGCATCGAGCACTTCCACGTTACCGGTAGCCCATGCCTCACCCAGATGCGTGCGTTCAGGAAGCGAGGCTTTGGCCACTTCCTTCAGGTACAGCGTTCTCGGCTTACCACTGCCCAGCACGCGCAGGCGTACCTGTGATGTGCGCAGACCGGCGGGCAGCAGACTGCCAAGCACTTCACCCGCAGACAACAGATGCCGCACGGCAAGCTGACGCACCATTTCGAGATATTCCGGCGTAAGAAGCGGCACCCTCTCAAGGGGCCACATGGCTTCCTTGATCTCGACGCCTTCCGGTGCCTGCGGCGCATCGGCATCCATGACGACCCCCACCCGCAATCCTCCGGATTTACCCAACGGCACGGCAACGCGCATGCCTGTCTGCCATAGCGAACCGGGCAACCAAGCCGGTCGGGCGTATGTCAGGTTAGTATAGGGGGGGCTGAGCAGAGCTATGGAAAGAAGCGTAGACATGCAGACTCACCGGAAAAAAGAAAAGAGGCAAAAAAAGACAGCAGACACAGAAAACGAATCCGCAGGCCGGAAAAAAAGCGGGCGGTCCTGACGGCCGCCCG
This region of Desulfovibrio subterraneus genomic DNA includes:
- a CDS encoding response regulator — protein: MANEAIEILVVDDEEMVRENLEAYLEDEGFVVHTAGSGEEGLEVLAGITPHVGIIDMRLPGMSGNDFIIKAHEIKPELKYLIHTGSTNYKLPLELMHIGVTRDEIYIKPLQNMDDLVVGIYRILGMNR
- the priA gene encoding replication restart helicase PriA, which codes for MSTLLSIALLSPPYTNLTYARPAWLPGSLWQTGMRVAVPLGKSGGLRVGVVMDADAPQAPEGVEIKEAMWPLERVPLLTPEYLEMVRQLAVRHLLSAGEVLGSLLPAGLRTSQVRLRVLGSGKPRTLYLKEVAKASLPERTHLGEAWATGNVEVLDAGFDAEVQEVCVVTQDPPWPVRPSAKRQIEVLEYLWDNGAVSRKILLGQCGAQASQALNALAERGLVAVGPLESLSSLACSCPVQTEEDADALLPMHDAGFVLTPAQQEAVDEFTGALDSEFPETRLLFGITGSGKTAVYLELAARTLQRRKSVLLLAPEVALACKLERAVRAALAGSDVFLFHGYQSAAERERTFRALASREAPCIIIGTRSALFLPVPQLGALVLDEEHDGSFKQDERLVYQAKEVAHFRMQQVKGLLVLGSATPDIKTFHAARQGLIPLARLAERVGGGTLPDVELVDIKGLSPSDGLLAPKSLAALKDVISKGEQAVILLNRRGYAPLMYCLDCGTVARCPHCEIGLTYHKGRERLVCHYCGYATPYPVTCSSCKGLHYLPMGEGTEKLEEGLVHALPPGTKVLRLDRDSTRRPGRMEAILEAFGKGEAQVLVGTQMLSKGHHFPNVTLAIIADGDLGLNLPDYRAAERTFQLLVQASGRAGRGEKAGRVFIQTRDPAHYCWEFVRSADYEGFFDEEIRRRERRRYPPFVKLALVRASFPIDWEPGAGWLDSLTLLAREKGKASGVLVLGHTPSPLPLLRGRKRFQWAFKGQDWTSIRSVFHEMRVAAPRDGKLRLALDIDPVNML
- a CDS encoding response regulator, producing the protein MARSCKGTILAIDDETIVRQSLAAFLEDSGYRVIQVANGRDGLDEFERQSPDLVLIDLRMPGMDGLEVLSTLSSRAPDVPLVVVSGTGVIRDAIEALRRGAWDYITKPIHDLSFLEYVVEKLLDQARIRREKKDYQNHLEGEVAARTAELEQARDEAESASKAKSQFLANMSHELRTPLNGIIGLTDLLLGGDATTEQIEYLQMVKQAGRELLAIVNNLLDMSSIEAGRLVLRESAFTVRETLSDVLKVLDVQARWKNLRLESYVDENVPEVVTGDSGRLKQVISNLVVNAIKYTQRGGVTLHVHMTGSRRNEYKLAFVVRDTGVGIPADKLEYVFEPFSLAESFMTKKYGGAGLGLSISREIARKMGGDIQVESVPGQGSSFSFTASFRKAGKDDEAGEIEGMPVIRGLGRPLRILLAEDDIINRKLALYFFEKQGHEVVCVNNGVAVLEAMVKEKFDLILMDIQMPDMDGVQATRAIRESHSPDVNKSIPIIAMTAHAMKGDRERFLDAGMDEYISKPVDFTLLVSLVERVLAKQ
- a CDS encoding OmpP1/FadL family transporter, whose amino-acid sequence is MKRHFISVAAVLMFVLAGISSASASGFALYEYSARGNALGGAVVGRADDPATLATNPAGITQLEGTQVAAGASFIMPNMDVSLNGNQVHGQNNVWIPPHFYLTHKYNDKWAFGVGIYSRFGLGTEFDADWPGRYNVTEALIQSYSINPNVAYKVTDKLSLSVGVEYIDVKLDIQKKANLSPYGLDDMLSQTKAEGAGYALTLGLLYQINDQWKFGAGYHSQAEINAHGDQSFTPNVTLAPGVAFADTNVSGSVVLPDMLNLGLTYYPIKDLSIEVGGTLTRWSTYNELRFEFDDPVGGNLSSTSVKDWKDVWRYNIGVEYKALDWLTLRCGYTYDESPLNSNHLDYLIPGNDRQLYSAGLGFNWKDWTLDLSYTYLWMKGRDYGDVIDSASSKVTVDSHAKNARTDIYGITIGYKF
- a CDS encoding CobD/CbiB family cobalamin biosynthesis protein, whose protein sequence is MSFAPFVSDTWAVSLPVLALGLDLAFGDPRTLPHPVQAVGWMLDRLERLARRAGASRLTGALCLGALLSITGLAVWTLIGIPYVGIVFSLYLAWTGLALGSLLRECRLAAAAVAGEDIGAARAAVSMLVSRDLSQADQGELYRALGETLSENFNDGFVAPFFWLVLGGPLGLWLYKAVSTTDSMWGYKTERWRSLGWAGARLDDVLAYVPARLSACMLAVSAPLAGVGSGMPLRGLWHNVARDAGQMESPNAGWPMAMAAWLHRRTMGGATWYFGQLKEKPVLGPRPCDAGIAGARTWDAAGIEALLRHVRIAAVLGGVLLWLVVLL
- a CDS encoding tRNA (cytidine(34)-2'-O)-methyltransferase; amino-acid sequence: MQIVLFEPEIPPNTGNVARLCAATQTPLHLIEPLGFSLDDRYLKRAGLDYWPHVQVRVWSDWEAYLAGGGAGKRHVLTSARRGGAVHTFPFTTDDALVFGPETRGLPESLLERYPDHLRIPIWGEVRSLNLSTATGIVLYQAYASLGMLDGR